A region from the Lycium barbarum isolate Lr01 chromosome 8, ASM1917538v2, whole genome shotgun sequence genome encodes:
- the LOC132607914 gene encoding uncharacterized protein LOC132607914, giving the protein MVTVPEDCSFLSRPVGVASYSVVLVNESFLRAQHEIDDLRGQLDAQGRETEKFKLLLQQKEDQLSRIIAPPTLQSELEAAKKENLRLKIELDDIVKKSKVLEGDNKQLSRENAEYATKLGEFEATITQLREGLDSVKGEAAKMEEKFRKLKVEKTTEKDKLKVMEEKAESRARIDDELKKELEAAVLANDALQAELASSNEVRVTLVDMRSELEEKLKKAQADLEEAYKEIVATEARSTLLVEHERWKSRRVTLEAVQRGFEDLPARILDTKMIEDRAKKALEDSSEKDPEGSGSDDSGSSLTE; this is encoded by the exons ATGGTCACTGTCCCTGAGGACTGCAGTTTTTTATCTCGCCCCGTGGGGGTTGCTAGTTAT agTGTTGTGCTTGTGAATGAAAGTTTCCTCCGAGCGCAGCACGAGATAGACGATTTACGGGGCCAGTTAGATGCtcagggccgagaaacggagaagttcaaACTTCTCTTGCAACAAAAAGAGGATCAACTGAGCCGGATCATTGCTCCTCCAACTCTCCAATCCGAGCTCGAGGCAGCCAAAAAAGAGAACCTCCGGTTGAAGATTGAGCTCGACGATATAGTTAAAAAAAGCAAAGTCCTGGAAGGGGACAACAAACAACTCAGCCGAGAGAATGCTGAATATGCCACCAAACTTGGTGAGTTCGAAGCTACCATCACCCAATTGAGGGAAGGGCTCGATTCAGTTAAAGGAGAGGCTGCAAAAATGGAGGAGAAATTCAGGAAGCTTAAAGTAGAGAAGACCACGGAAAAGGACAAGTTGAAGGTTATGGAAGAAAAGGCCGAGTCTCGAGCCCGGATAGACGATGAACTCAAAAAAGAGCTCGAGGCCGCTGTCCTAGCCAATGATGCCCTTCAGGCTGAGCTGGCATCTTCCAACGAGGTTCGGGTCACTCTTGTTGATATGAGGTCCGAGTTAGAGGAGAAGTTAAAGAAAGCTCAGGCTGACCTGGAGGAAGCCTATAAAGAAATTGTGGCTACCGAGGCTCGTTCTACCCTTTTAGTAGAACACGAGAGGTGGAAGTCACGAAGGGTTACACTTGAGGCGGTTCAACGGGGTTTTGAAGATCTTCCTGCTCGTATACTCGACACAAAGATGATAGAGGATAGGGCTAAGAAAGCACTCGAGGACAGCTCCGAGAAAGACCCTGAAGGGTCCGGTTCTGATGACTCGGGTTCTTCTTTGACAGAGTAA